The genomic interval CTCGAGTACGTGCCCTAGAAAGAGCAATTTTCAAGAAGGCTGCCTTCAAGGCAAGACACCAGGCTGAAAAGTACGTTGATGAGAAACTGTCTGGTGCATCAAAAGATAATGGAAGGAGGCAGAGCTTTTCACCACATGTGCGTTTGTCTGTTAAACATGTTTCTCACTTGACCTTTCCCATGAAGCTTGTCCAATGGCTTATTGCATGGAAAATTAATAGTTAACTGAAATTCCTGCAGGATCCACATCATAAAGGCTCGAGTTCTACCAGCAATACGAAATACCCCAACTCTTCAAGTCATGGTGATGTGTCATACTGTGAGTGCTTGCCCCCTTGCCCCACCACCCTTTTAGAGCATTTGATATATCTTTACTTATTAATCAAAATGAGGATTAAACTCTACTTGCTGATGGCCGATTTCTGAgcaatttatatttgtttaatgaaGCTCCCCACTCCACTGAGAGATTTGATGGAACTAATGATGAATCAGCTCAGAGGTGTATAGCAAGGTCTGAGATGCATGAAAGAGTAGCGGAACGTGTGGTATGCGTCCTATTTTTGTTTAGGTTTACACATACAGGTGCTCTAGCATGTAACAAGCTTGGTTCATGCTTTTTCTGGTTTCCTTCAGGCAAAAGCTCTTGCAGAGAAGAATATGCGGGATGTTCTTGCACAGAAGGAGCAAGCAGAAAGAAATGTACGATCAGTTCTATTAAGTTAAAGAAGTTCATGCATTTACAGCCCAGGACAACACCTGGGGTCTCGTCTTACTATCTGAACATCATTTTTGTGACAGAGATTAGCAGTGTCACTTGATGCTGATGTCAAAAGGTGGTCAAGCGGGAAGGAATGGAACCTGAGGGCACTGCTTTCGACACTACAATATGTATGTGTGAGCCTTGTACTTATGTTTTATAAGAAATTCATATCTCTATGCTTTGTACTTCTATAATCTTGACTTTTTTGTAGGATGGCATAACTTTGGATCTTGTGGACTTATTGACTGGGCATCTGCCCGCCGTTAATAAATCCATAGtctaatagatatataaaaccTTTTCCTATTGAagtattacattttttttccttggagaATGCCGATAAGATGGAAAAGTTAAAATTCCCTTGGACATCAACACCATCGATTGGAGATGTCTTCATAACCAACAAGccggaaaaaaaaatcataactagGAAATATACGGGGAAGAGACGAAGAGACACATAAATTATTCTATGTTGTACAAATCCTATATAGTGCATTGATAAAGCTATGGATGCTATATTGCAGTGATAATTGActgtttttatatatagatttgaTACTGAGAATAAAGTCCAAGGTTTACTTCAGTTGCCATTAACTCGATCACTTCTATCTGTACAATTTAACTGGATGTTTTGTACTGGCAGATCCTTGGGCCCGACAGTGGTTGGCAGCCAATACCTCTTACAGATATCACTACAACTAGTGCTGTAAAGAAAGCTTACCGTAAAGCTACTCTTTTTGTTCATCCTGACAAGTTGCAGCAGCGGGGTGCAAATATCGAGCAAAAGTACATTTGTGAAAAGGTTTTTGATCTTCTAAAGGTGCGTCCCTGATATTGTCCGTGCATTATTATTCGGTGTAGGAACTAAGCTTGGACCAGTTCGCCCTGGAGGAGGGTTTGCGCTTAGTCCTTGATTAGGTGTAAGAACTGGATCAAAACTACCATTAACATAAAATTCAAGTGGAAAAGAAACTGCCAAAATGTGTTGGTTGTCATTTGCCTTCATTGACTGATGCTCAACAGTGTACCCCAAAAATGATCATGATTAGTGCCTCGCATCCTTTCACCCCATCCACTAGGGATGGTGCAATCAGTAGTTTAAtctcatatcaaatcatattttcaTGTAATTATGTACTTGAGCACTCCGAGCTGTGAACTGTAAGAAGATATAAATGTTGCTATAGATATGCCTTTTGATCTAATATTTCAATTCTTCCATGTCTCATTTACACTTCATACTTTTTAGACCAGATTATGAGATTGGGACATGAGCCTTGCATGGAcatctttctcttcattttgttCTCTTATTTATCCAGATCCTCCTAATAAGCCTGATGCTAACCCatattattttgtcttttttatctCCAGGAAGCTTGGAATAGATTCAATGTGGAAGAATGGTAGATAGGGACTGGTGTATTTTTTTGGCCACCTAAGCCAAGtaatacaataaataaacaaatagtATCCATTTTTGCCCATCCGGCCAAATTATGGACACAAGCTTTAAAGCTGGAACACCTTGAAATAGCATCAAATGTGAAGTAGTTGAGAAAACATTTGCTGTTCACAGAATGCAGACAAGTCAGGACCGTTCAGGCAGCCAAAGCCAAAAATGCAAGTGAAGGATGCAACTGAAAACATGCCATGAACCAAAAGTCACTTTGAGAAGAGAGGAAGTGCAGGCCACAAACTATCTCGTTCAGTAGCTAAAAGGTGAAATTCAAGTTGTAAGATGAATAATCTCTTTGAAACGAGTTTTGTTCATCCAAGAGAGTATAAATGAAAACAGCATGAGGCTTATTTATTAAGCCGagaaattaactaattaataaacCGAAAAGCAATTTCTTTTATTCAGGAACTAGCTGGCCTtcttacatacatatattaaactTGTAATTTACATATATAGGAGTATTCCTGCTAATGTTTATTGCCGAGTATTAAACTTACTGTCTGTCTGCTCTTGCTCATGCAACACCGGCTCAAAATCTGATAAAGAAGCCCTTCGATCTGAAAATTGTTAAATTAATGTTCCATCCTTTATTGTTGCATTCTTCAGTATGACTGTGATCCCTGATCGTATGTAAAATCCTTCATTCGGTCTATCTGCTTCTTGAACACCCTGAGAAGTCAGAGAACATCCTTTAATAGTGTGTTGATGAACAGTTTAAAACACCATTCTCCAATAAGTTGGATGGCTTGATGTTTTTCTATAATTTGAAGATCTTAGAAATCTGCACTTACATCACCATTTGCTATGACCACATTTCTTCCTATCTTGGCATTCTTATCAATTATGCAATTCCTTCAAGAAGTTTGACATCAGATATTAGGTAACTGGTTAGGCATATTGTTCTAAACTTTAGGACAAAGCATTAAATGTTTGGATATCAATCAACACAAGTTTtaaggagggggggggggggggggagagagagagagagagagagagagagagagaggtttacACCCCCATAAGACCTCACCTGATTTTGGTGTTCTGTCCAACACCAATTGGAACCTTTCCCTCCGCGAGCAGAGATGCAATTTCAGATTCTGTTTGGTAGTAATCTGCACCCATCATCATGGTATCCTGGAAACCAATACGTAACCAGATATAATCATTGTTCAGTCAGAAAATGAAGTTAGTCAAGCTCCTAAATCACACCATCTTGAAGTCTGAGGGAGCCGTTAACTGACCAATCTCACTTGAATATGCATGAGTATAATCAGAATCCAAATATTTTGAAGCCAATTGCACAACAGACCACAAAACCTACGACTTCAAAGAGGTGGAATTGGGCATAAAATATGTTTCCTCACCTTAAGTTCTACACCGTACTCTAAACGTGAGCGCACACCGACTATGGAGTGCTGAATGCTGCATTCCTGCAAGAAGCAACCGTGGGAAACAATTGCATCCTGAATCTGGAAGAACCAATTTAAGCTATGAGACACAAGAAGCAAGCCAATCTCAGATACCAATTTAAGCTTATGATCATACCCTGCATTTGTCAACTTTGGTAGGAGGCAAGAATCTAGGAGATGTGTAGAAAGGTGTCTTTGGATCATAGAATTCAAACTTTGGAGGCTGCAAGGAGGAACCATATGATTATGATCAGTTCAGAGTCATTTTCTCATTTGTGGGGACTAAAGAAACAATTTCCAAATCCCAAATTTCTAGCCCGGGTGTGATATGCAGAACTTCTTGTTAATAATGAACACATGATACTTTTTCCCTAtgcatatatactttttattttttaatggatcATTACTGAAGTTCTTGCCTACCTTTTAACAGGATATTCTCTAGATCACTCCAATTTGTCAGACAGAATCCTTTTACTGTATATTCCGAGCACACAACAATGACCAAACAATCCGAATATAGTGTTTCATGATATCCAACAGTGATtcatctataatatttattgttgcgAAGAATATATATCGAAATATGTCACTTGGGAGAAACTCGCACCAACCTGTTCTGTCAATGTCATGGCCAAGTTGGCATCAAAAAAAGACTTTATAGTTCCGATGTCCTCCCAATAATCATTGAATAAATATGCCTGACAATGAAAATGCACCAAGAAAATCAGGGATTACCATGCTAAAATATTGCTTACATGGATCACGAATGTTAGCACAGGAAATTCAAAACcataaaaatgacataaaaaataCAGAAACTCAGCTAGTTAGTTCTATCCTACTTGGACATTGTGCTCCATCACAGCTGATGGAATAATTTCAGAGCCAAAGTCGTTGCATGAAGGATATCTCCATCTCAACAGCTTTAGTAGGACATCGGTTTTAAATACATAGACACCCATTGATGCAATGTATGGGTATTTCCCGGCATCTTGCTCAGAAAGCCCTAGAAGAGTGGTGTTAACTTGCTGCAGCACAAATGTGTGAGAGAAAATAACCAATTAAAGAGAATGGAAAGGTAGAAAGAAAGCTAAAATAAGGTCAAACAACAAAAGTGAAGTAGATTTTCTTACCATTGCTTTTAGGTCAGGGCCCTTTGGTTTCTCAGAGAATTGAATAATACGTCCTGTGCTGTCAATTTTCATGAGTCCATAATCTGATGCACGGCTGCAATACAACATTAAAGGATAAATATCTAACCAGGAACTGAATCTGTAGATCTGGTGTGTTAGTGTGTTGTGTGTGTAGATTAAACTGTGACAGATAATGCATCAGAGATACCTCTCATCCATGGGCACACATGAAACTGTAATATCAGCGTTTGTGTCAATATGTTTCTGCAGGAGCTCCATCAATAAGCAGAATTGTTAAAAGATGCAACCAAGTATTAGATGAAGTATTCCACCAGTAGGTAGTTAAATATTACCTGCACAAAATCCATATAGTCCATCCGATAGAGGTGATCACCAGACAGTATCAATATATGCTCTATACTCTTGTTCTTTGCATCCTGCACAAtcaaacaaaagacaaaaaagtattattatggGTGTTTAATGTTGAGCATTAAAGCAAAATCATAATCACTCACCTCAAAGACCCATATAAATTGCCTCACGGCATCTGCTGTTCCTTGGAACCATCTCTTCCCTGCTTCTCCTGGTGTTTGAGTGGCAGCCAAAACCTGTTTGTCCATTTACATTAGCCTTAATTTATTGAAGGACATTTAGTAGTCACTATAATTCCTGTTGTACTTTGTCGAATGATTCTGATTTCTAAATGACAAATTGAAGGTATCAGGTTGTATGCATTTCCATAGAACATGACAACTCTCAAGGATTTTATTTGCCTTGATCATCTTACCTCCACAAACCCATCTCCAAAACTACCaccattcccaaaattatatgTGCGGGCAAGGTGACGGTTGAGGGAAAACGAGTTAAACTGCGTTAATATGAATATCTTCTTTATGCCACTGTTGATGCAATTACTCATCGGGATATCGATTAGCCTGTAATACCCTCCAATCGGAACCTAAAGATCATAACAGATTATCATAAATCCCATCATGAGATCATATTCAACTTCATAATCAGCActcaaaaattattatcatcTTGCTCTTAGTTACTGCTACCATACAATCTGTTCCATAGCAGCCGAAtcataaaacaagaaaaagagaaataaataaaatatggagTGGTAATTTGTGATATTGACATCTCAAAATCACAAAGTGCTGCCTCCTAGAAGCGATATCTCACCGCCGGCTTGGCTCTTTTGCTTGTGAGAGGAAATAAGCGAGTTCCAGCACCTCCACCCAGTATGATAGAAGCTACACTTTTCGGGTCTGCTCTTGGCATCTCAAAAATCGGTGCCTGAAATGACTGAGATCATAATTTTAATGCTACAGTGAGAGTCTAGTAACACTGCCACTTAAAAAATGAACTAGCTCACAATTTGATTTGAGTGAAATTGCATGGAATTCGCTTACCATGGCCTCTTTATTGATATCTGAAGCGAGAGCAGAGCAGACAACAACCGGCTTAAGTTTAGTAACCCTGCTGCTTTCACTTTTCGAGCTCTTTAAGAATTGTGCACTCAAGTCCCTGCTCTTTAGGCTCCCCAGAATACTCTCACCCCAAAAACCCGTACCTATATTCCTAACTCCTCTTCTGCCAACTTTGACAGGATGAGCATTGGTCTTCAGTGTCGCACAGCAAGAATCCATGGCGGACCCAGCTAGAAACCAAGATGACTATTTATTTAGGACAGCGGTCTAGGGTGCAAAGTCCAGGAATGCTGAAGCTAAGGAAATACCAAAACCACTGTCTTAAGGAAAATCGAAACCACTCTCACTGAGGTCCCAACTCCCAACCTTTGACCACCACAAACCACATCAAAAGTAACGAACCCAACACTGACCGGATCAAGAAGAAGCAGCCTGAAAACGAAGAATCGGAAGCACCCAGAAGCCAAAAAGAACGAAATTTTGATAGAGGCCGCTCGGACCACCAAATGGGCAGTAAAGAAATGTGATCGAATCGAGGGCTTATTTTGGCAAAGCTCAGAGAGTGTTAAGTGCGTGATCAATGGCGGATCAGATCACAAAATACAgagaacattttcttttcaacgCTAACAAGGAATGATGTTGAAGCGAAGCAGGAAAAGAATCACACACagaatagagattttttttctaatgcCGATGATGATGGGGAAGATAAGTAGTGAAACTAGCTTTATTGGCTCGTAGGCAGTCACGAGAAAACCGGGAAGAGTCGCaatcttttaatatttccaCTCTCCTCTGTATTTTTTCCAACTCTTAACTCCACTGATTCCAAATCCTACGGTTGCTATGGACTTCTCTGCAGTGGCATTCTGAAAAGACTTTCTTTACAAAGGTGAAACTCCTTCTACCTCGCCGTACGA from Juglans microcarpa x Juglans regia isolate MS1-56 chromosome 4S, Jm3101_v1.0, whole genome shotgun sequence carries:
- the LOC121262907 gene encoding glucose-1-phosphate adenylyltransferase large subunit, chloroplastic/amyloplastic-like isoform X1; amino-acid sequence: MDSCCATLKTNAHPVKVGRRGVRNIGTGFWGESILGSLKSRDLSAQFLKSSKSESSRVTKLKPVVVCSALASDINKEAMSFQAPIFEMPRADPKSVASIILGGGAGTRLFPLTSKRAKPAVPIGGYYRLIDIPMSNCINSGIKKIFILTQFNSFSLNRHLARTYNFGNGGSFGDGFVEVLAATQTPGEAGKRWFQGTADAVRQFIWVFEDAKNKSIEHILILSGDHLYRMDYMDFVQKHIDTNADITVSCVPMDESRASDYGLMKIDSTGRIIQFSEKPKGPDLKAMQVNTTLLGLSEQDAGKYPYIASMGVYVFKTDVLLKLLRWRYPSCNDFGSEIIPSAVMEHNVQAYLFNDYWEDIGTIKSFFDANLAMTLTEQPPKFEFYDPKTPFYTSPRFLPPTKVDKCRIQDAIVSHGCFLQECSIQHSIVGVRSRLEYGVELKDTMMMGADYYQTESEIASLLAEGKVPIGVGQNTKIRNCIIDKNAKIGRNVVIANGDGVQEADRPNEGFYIRSGITVILKNATIKDGTLI
- the LOC121262907 gene encoding glucose-1-phosphate adenylyltransferase large subunit, chloroplastic/amyloplastic-like isoform X2, producing the protein MDSCCATLKTNAHPVKVGRRGVRNIGTGFWGESILGSLKSRDLSAQFLKSSKSESSRVTKLKPVVVCSALASDINKEAMAPIFEMPRADPKSVASIILGGGAGTRLFPLTSKRAKPAVPIGGYYRLIDIPMSNCINSGIKKIFILTQFNSFSLNRHLARTYNFGNGGSFGDGFVEVLAATQTPGEAGKRWFQGTADAVRQFIWVFEDAKNKSIEHILILSGDHLYRMDYMDFVQKHIDTNADITVSCVPMDESRASDYGLMKIDSTGRIIQFSEKPKGPDLKAMQVNTTLLGLSEQDAGKYPYIASMGVYVFKTDVLLKLLRWRYPSCNDFGSEIIPSAVMEHNVQAYLFNDYWEDIGTIKSFFDANLAMTLTEQPPKFEFYDPKTPFYTSPRFLPPTKVDKCRIQDAIVSHGCFLQECSIQHSIVGVRSRLEYGVELKDTMMMGADYYQTESEIASLLAEGKVPIGVGQNTKIRNCIIDKNAKIGRNVVIANGDGVQEADRPNEGFYIRSGITVILKNATIKDGTLI
- the LOC121262907 gene encoding glucose-1-phosphate adenylyltransferase large subunit, chloroplastic/amyloplastic-like isoform X3, which gives rise to MDSCCATLKTNAHPVKVGRRGVRNIGTGFWGESILGSLKSRDLSAQFLKSSKSESSRVTKLKPVVVCSALASDINKEAMSFQAPIFEMPRADPKSVASIILGGGAGTRLFPLTSKRAKPAVPIGGYYRLIDIPMSNCINSGIKKIFILTQFNSFSLNRHLARTYNFGNGGSFGDGFVEVLAATQTPGEAGKRWFQGTADAVRQFIWVFEDAKNKSIEHILILSGDHLYRMDYMDFVQKHIDTNADITVSCVPMDESRASDYGLMKIDSTGRIIQFSEKPKGPDLKAMQVNTTLLGLSEQDAGKYPYIASMGVYVFKTDVLLKLLRWRYPSCNDFGSEIIPSAVMEHNVQAYLFNDYWEDIGTIKSFFDANLAMTLTEQPPKFEFYDPKTPFYTSPRFLPPTKVDKCRECSIQHSIVGVRSRLEYGVELKDTMMMGADYYQTESEIASLLAEGKVPIGVGQNTKIRNCIIDKNAKIGRNVVIANGDGVQEADRPNEGFYIRSGITVILKNATIKDGTLI